A section of the Papio anubis isolate 15944 chromosome 2, Panubis1.0, whole genome shotgun sequence genome encodes:
- the FBXL2 gene encoding F-box/LRR-repeat protein 2, with protein MVFSNNDEGLINKKLPKELLLRIFSFLDIVTLCRCAQISKAWNILALDGSNWQRIDLFNFQTDVEGRVVENISKRCGGFLRKLSLRGCIGVGDSSLKTFAQNCRNIEHLNLNGCTKITDSTCYSLSRFCSKLKHLDLTSCVSVTNSSLKGISEGCRNLEYLNLSWCDQITKDGIEALVRGCRGLKALLLRGCTQLEDEALKHIQNYCHELVSLNLQSCSRITDEGVVQICRGCHRLQALCLSGCSNLTDASLTALGLNCPRLQILEAARCSHLTDAGFTLLARNCHELEKMDLEECILITDSTLIQLSIHCPKLQALSLSHCELITDDGILHLSNSTCGHERLRVLELDNCLLITDVALEHLENCRGLERLELYDCQQVTRAGIKRMRAQLPHVKVHAYFAPVTPPTAVAGSGQRLCRCCVIL; from the exons GCTTGGAACATCTTAGCCCTGGATGGAAGCAACTGGCAAAGAATAGATCTTTTTAACTTTCAAACAGATGTAGAG GGTCGAGTGGTGGAAAATATCTCGAAGCGATGCGGTGGATTCCTGAGGAAGCTCAGCTTGCGAGGCTGCATTGGTGTTGGGGACTCCTCCTTGAA gaCCTTTGCACAGAACTGCCGAAACATTGAACATTTAAACCTCAACGGATGCACAAAAATCACTGACAG CACGTGTTATAGCCTTAGCAGATTCTGTTCCAAGCTGAAACATCTGGATCTGACCTCCTGTGTGTCTGTTACAAACAGCTCCTTGAAGGGGATCAG TGAGGGCTGCCGAAACCTGGAGTACCTGAACCTCTCTTGGTGTGATCAGATCACGAAGGATGGCATCGAGGCACTGGTGCGAGGTTGTCGAGGCCTGAAAGCCCTGCTCCTGAGGGGCTGCACACAG TTAGAAGATGAAGCTCTGAAACACATTCAGAATTACTGCCATGAGCTTGTGAGCCTCAACTTGCAGTCCTGCTCA CGCATTACTGATGAAGGTGTGGTGCAGATATGCAGGGGCTGTCACCGGCTGCAGGCTCTCTGCCTTTCGGGTTGCAGCAACCTCACAGATGCCTCTCTCACAGCGCTGGGTTTGAACTGTCCACGACTGCA AATTTTGGAGGCTGCCCGATGCTCCCATTTGACGGACGCAGGTTTTACACTTTTAGCTCGG AATTGCCACGAATTGGAGAAGATGGATCTTGAAGAATGCATCCTG ATAACCGACAGCACACTCATCCAGCTCTCCATTCACTGTCCTAAACTGCAAGCCCTG AGCCTGTCCCACTGTGAACTCATCACAGATGATGGGATCCTGCACCTGAGCAACAGCACCTGTGGCCATGAGAGGCTGCGGGTACTGGAGTTGGACAACTGCCTCCTCATCACTGATGTGGCCCTGGAACACCTAGAGAACTGCCGAGGCCTGGAGCGCCTTGAGCTGTACGATTGCCAGCAGGTTACCCGTGCAGGCATCAAGCGGATGCGG GCTCAGCTCCCTCATGTCAAAGTCCACGCCTACTTTGCTCCCGTCACCCCACCGACAGCAGTGGCAGGAAGTGGCCAGCGACTGTGCAGGTGCTGTGTCATTCTCTGA